Proteins encoded within one genomic window of Pongo pygmaeus isolate AG05252 chromosome 6, NHGRI_mPonPyg2-v2.0_pri, whole genome shotgun sequence:
- the TMEM184A gene encoding transmembrane protein 184A isoform X1, whose protein sequence is MSNVSGILETAGVPLVSLTWPQPSPPPAVPAGLQMDHMGNGSQGDPWLFLTSALARGVSGIFVWTALVLTCHQIYLHLSSYTVPQEQRYIIRLLLIVPIYAFDSWLSLLLLGDHQYYVYFDSVRDCYEAFVIYSFLSLCFQYLGGEGAIMAEIRGKPIKSSCFYGTCCLRGMTYSIGFLRFCKQATLQFCLVKPVMAVTTIILQAFGKYHDGDFKTSVPAKAGGLDLPSQDTAGCPQRLSLCDPHLQRLRQPRPLRPVPLLLHHQGAPAALPARPQVPHHQSRHLPVVLARAAAGCPGAVRGHPRGGDQQREQAGGWHTGRWLPELHHLRGDAVRLRGPALCLPLPGVCREEGELTSPTGTHAEHLQRHQGDSEPPGHRAGRHPQLLPRLPALHAAGHARGAQARHPPRQRLRREQEEPEPGEADADPLGGPVGGPGLPVL, encoded by the exons aTGAGTAATGTCTCAGGGATCCTGGAGACAGCCGGCGTCCCCCTGGTGTCATTGACCTGGCCACAGCCCAGCCCCCCACCGGCCGTGCCAGCTGGGCTGCAGATGGACCACATGGGGAACGGCTCCCAGGGGGACCCCTGGCTCTTCCTCACCTCCGCGCTGGCCCGAGGCGTCTCAGGGATCTTCGTGTGGACTGCCCTGGTGctcacctgccaccag ATCTACCTGCACCTGAGCTCCTACACCGTGCCACAGGAGCAACGTTACATCATCCGCCTGCTCCTCATCGTGCCCATCTACGCCTTCgactcctggctcagcctcctcctcctgggagaCCACCAGTACTACGTCTATTTTGACTCTGTGCGGGACTGCTACGAAG CCTTTGTCATTTACAGCTTCCTGAGCCTGTGTTTCCAGTACCTGGGAGGCGAGGGCGCCATCATGGCTGAGATTCGTGGCAAACCTATCAA GTCCAGCTGCTTCTACGGCACCTGCTGCCTCCGGGGCATGACCTACTCCATCGGGTTTCTGCGCTTCTGCAAGCAG GCCACTCTGCAGTTCTGCCTGGTGAAGCCCGTCATGGCCGTCACCACCATCATCCTCCAGGCATTCGGCAAATACCACGATGGGGACTTCAA GACCTCGGTGCCTGCCAAGGCCGGGGGCCTGGACCTCCCCTCACAGGACACGGCCGGG TGTCCGCAGCGGCTATCTCTATGTGACCCTCATCTACAACGCCTCCGTCAGCCTCGCCCTCTACGCCCTGTTCCTCTTCTACTTCACCACCAGGGAGCTCCTGCGGCCCTTCCAGCCCGTCCTCAAGTTCCTCACCATCAAAGCCGTCATCTTCCTGTCGTTCTGGCAAG GGCTGCTGCTGGCTGTCCTGGAGCGGTGCGGGGTCATCCCAGAGGTGGAGACCAGCAGCGGGAACAAGCTGGGGGCTGGCACACTGGCCGCTGGCTACCAGAACTTCATCATCTGCGTGGAGATGCTGTTCGCCTCCGTGGCCCTGCGCTATGCCTTCCCCTGCCAGGTGTATGCAGAGAAGAAGGAGAACTCACCAG ccccaccggCACCCATGCAGAGCATCTCCAGCGGCATCAGGGAGACAGTGAGCCCCCAGGACATCGTGCAGGACGCCATCCACAACTTCTCCCCCGCCTACCAGCACTACACGCAGCAGGCCACGCACGAGGCGCCCAGGCCCGGCACCCACCCCGGCAGCGGCTCCGGCGGGAGCAGGAAGAGCCGGAGCCTGGAGAAGCGGATGCTGATCCCCTCGGAGGACCTGTAGGGGGGCCTGGGCTGCCGGTGCTATAG
- the TMEM184A gene encoding transmembrane protein 184A isoform X3, which yields MKRLDWAMSNVSGILETAGVPLVSLTWPQPSPPPAVPAGLQMDHMGNGSQGDPWLFLTSALARGVSGIFVWTALVLTCHQIYLHLSSYTVPQEQRYIIRLLLIVPIYAFDSWLSLLLLGDHQYYVYFDSVRDCYEAFVIYSFLSLCFQYLGGEGAIMAEIRGKPIKSSCFYGTCCLRGMTYSIGFLRFCKQCPQRLSLCDPHLQRLRQPRPLRPVPLLLHHQGAPAALPARPQVPHHQSRHLPVVLARAAAGCPGAVRGHPRGGDQQREQAGGWHTGRWLPELHHLRGDAVRLRGPALCLPLPGVCREEGELTSPTGTHAEHLQRHQGDSEPPGHRAGRHPQLLPRLPALHAAGHARGAQARHPPRQRLRREQEEPEPGEADADPLGGPVGGPGLPVL from the exons ATGAAGAGGCTGGACTGGGCT aTGAGTAATGTCTCAGGGATCCTGGAGACAGCCGGCGTCCCCCTGGTGTCATTGACCTGGCCACAGCCCAGCCCCCCACCGGCCGTGCCAGCTGGGCTGCAGATGGACCACATGGGGAACGGCTCCCAGGGGGACCCCTGGCTCTTCCTCACCTCCGCGCTGGCCCGAGGCGTCTCAGGGATCTTCGTGTGGACTGCCCTGGTGctcacctgccaccag ATCTACCTGCACCTGAGCTCCTACACCGTGCCACAGGAGCAACGTTACATCATCCGCCTGCTCCTCATCGTGCCCATCTACGCCTTCgactcctggctcagcctcctcctcctgggagaCCACCAGTACTACGTCTATTTTGACTCTGTGCGGGACTGCTACGAAG CCTTTGTCATTTACAGCTTCCTGAGCCTGTGTTTCCAGTACCTGGGAGGCGAGGGCGCCATCATGGCTGAGATTCGTGGCAAACCTATCAA GTCCAGCTGCTTCTACGGCACCTGCTGCCTCCGGGGCATGACCTACTCCATCGGGTTTCTGCGCTTCTGCAAGCAG TGTCCGCAGCGGCTATCTCTATGTGACCCTCATCTACAACGCCTCCGTCAGCCTCGCCCTCTACGCCCTGTTCCTCTTCTACTTCACCACCAGGGAGCTCCTGCGGCCCTTCCAGCCCGTCCTCAAGTTCCTCACCATCAAAGCCGTCATCTTCCTGTCGTTCTGGCAAG GGCTGCTGCTGGCTGTCCTGGAGCGGTGCGGGGTCATCCCAGAGGTGGAGACCAGCAGCGGGAACAAGCTGGGGGCTGGCACACTGGCCGCTGGCTACCAGAACTTCATCATCTGCGTGGAGATGCTGTTCGCCTCCGTGGCCCTGCGCTATGCCTTCCCCTGCCAGGTGTATGCAGAGAAGAAGGAGAACTCACCAG ccccaccggCACCCATGCAGAGCATCTCCAGCGGCATCAGGGAGACAGTGAGCCCCCAGGACATCGTGCAGGACGCCATCCACAACTTCTCCCCCGCCTACCAGCACTACACGCAGCAGGCCACGCACGAGGCGCCCAGGCCCGGCACCCACCCCGGCAGCGGCTCCGGCGGGAGCAGGAAGAGCCGGAGCCTGGAGAAGCGGATGCTGATCCCCTCGGAGGACCTGTAGGGGGGCCTGGGCTGCCGGTGCTATAG
- the TMEM184A gene encoding transmembrane protein 184A isoform X2 has protein sequence MKRLDWAMSNVSGILETAGVPLVSLTWPQPSPPPAVPAGLQMDHMGNGSQGDPWLFLTSALARGVSGIFVWTALVLTCHQIYLHLSSYTVPQEQRYIIRLLLIVPIYAFDSWLSLLLLGDHQYYVYFDSVRDCYEAFVIYSFLSLCFQYLGGEGAIMAEIRGKPIKSSCFYGTCCLRGMTYSIGFLRFCKQATLQFCLVKPVMAVTTIILQAFGKYHDGDFNVRSGYLYVTLIYNASVSLALYALFLFYFTTRELLRPFQPVLKFLTIKAVIFLSFWQGLLLAVLERCGVIPEVETSSGNKLGAGTLAAGYQNFIICVEMLFASVALRYAFPCQVYAEKKENSPAPPAPMQSISSGIRETVSPQDIVQDAIHNFSPAYQHYTQQATHEAPRPGTHPGSGSGGSRKSRSLEKRMLIPSEDL, from the exons ATGAAGAGGCTGGACTGGGCT aTGAGTAATGTCTCAGGGATCCTGGAGACAGCCGGCGTCCCCCTGGTGTCATTGACCTGGCCACAGCCCAGCCCCCCACCGGCCGTGCCAGCTGGGCTGCAGATGGACCACATGGGGAACGGCTCCCAGGGGGACCCCTGGCTCTTCCTCACCTCCGCGCTGGCCCGAGGCGTCTCAGGGATCTTCGTGTGGACTGCCCTGGTGctcacctgccaccag ATCTACCTGCACCTGAGCTCCTACACCGTGCCACAGGAGCAACGTTACATCATCCGCCTGCTCCTCATCGTGCCCATCTACGCCTTCgactcctggctcagcctcctcctcctgggagaCCACCAGTACTACGTCTATTTTGACTCTGTGCGGGACTGCTACGAAG CCTTTGTCATTTACAGCTTCCTGAGCCTGTGTTTCCAGTACCTGGGAGGCGAGGGCGCCATCATGGCTGAGATTCGTGGCAAACCTATCAA GTCCAGCTGCTTCTACGGCACCTGCTGCCTCCGGGGCATGACCTACTCCATCGGGTTTCTGCGCTTCTGCAAGCAG GCCACTCTGCAGTTCTGCCTGGTGAAGCCCGTCATGGCCGTCACCACCATCATCCTCCAGGCATTCGGCAAATACCACGATGGGGACTTCAA TGTCCGCAGCGGCTATCTCTATGTGACCCTCATCTACAACGCCTCCGTCAGCCTCGCCCTCTACGCCCTGTTCCTCTTCTACTTCACCACCAGGGAGCTCCTGCGGCCCTTCCAGCCCGTCCTCAAGTTCCTCACCATCAAAGCCGTCATCTTCCTGTCGTTCTGGCAAG GGCTGCTGCTGGCTGTCCTGGAGCGGTGCGGGGTCATCCCAGAGGTGGAGACCAGCAGCGGGAACAAGCTGGGGGCTGGCACACTGGCCGCTGGCTACCAGAACTTCATCATCTGCGTGGAGATGCTGTTCGCCTCCGTGGCCCTGCGCTATGCCTTCCCCTGCCAGGTGTATGCAGAGAAGAAGGAGAACTCACCAG ccccaccggCACCCATGCAGAGCATCTCCAGCGGCATCAGGGAGACAGTGAGCCCCCAGGACATCGTGCAGGACGCCATCCACAACTTCTCCCCCGCCTACCAGCACTACACGCAGCAGGCCACGCACGAGGCGCCCAGGCCCGGCACCCACCCCGGCAGCGGCTCCGGCGGGAGCAGGAAGAGCCGGAGCCTGGAGAAGCGGATGCTGATCCCCTCGGAGGACCTGTAG